TGACAAACGAGTTCGATAAACCATTTCTTTTACAGCTGGATAGTATTTTTCTTCAAAAACAACCTTTGTCATTCTATTCCTTCCATAAAGTAAATCGCCTGTAGTTTCACATTATTAGCTGCTCTACAAATAGCATCTTTGTCAACTTGCTCGAGTTTTGCAATCCAACCTTTAAAGTCTGCTGAAGATTTCCCAAGTAAAGCATTTTGATAAGCACGTTCAATCAATGAACTTTGATTATCTTGAGAAAGTAACAAAGACCGACGAATCATTTCCTTGGTCTGCTCTAGCTCAAGCTCTGTAAAATATCCTTTTTTTAAATCAAGAAGTTGATTATTCATCATTTTACGAGTCTGGTTTCGATTTTCTCGATTGATACCAGCATACATCCTCAAGAATCCACTAAACACATCGAACTGACTTGAAATAGTGTAAGCCAATCCAGCATTTTCACGTACATTTGTAAATAATTTAGAGTGAGCAAATCCACCAAGTAAACCATTCATTACAATCATGGGTAAATGTTGCTCATCACCATATTCAGAAGGGCAATGATAGCCTAATTCCAAAATGGATTGTCCCACATTTTTCCGAACCATACCTTCCTGAAGTATATTGGAATAAGGTTGACAATACTGAACCTTCACATCTCCTTCTCGACCTTTAAAGTCAAATGATTCTAATACATTTTGAATTTCGATCTCATTAAAATCACCTAGGAAAAAGAAATCTATTCGATCATTGGCCAAAAATTCTTTAAAACAAGAATAAGAACTTTGTGGAGTTTCAGCTAAAATACGATTTCGCAAATCACTATATTCCAATTGGATACGTTCATCATAAAAAAATAATTTATCCAATTCTTTATGTGCGAAATAAAAAGAATCATCCATATCAGCTGCTAAACTTGCTAGCAATTGCTTTTTCTCAATTTCAAATAAGGACGGATCAAATCCATCATCAACTAGCATGGGTGAAAAAAGAGTTTCTTTTACTAGTTCCAAAACCTGAGAAGTTAGAACATTTTTCCTACTTAAAAACTCATCACGAACATAGGTAAATGTCAATTCTACAATATGACTTTGCCCTCTTCTGAAACAATTGGTTGACATATCTGTACCGTATAGATTGGCCAAATGTTTTCTCAAATCTTGAGAAGTGGGGTACATCTGATTAGCAGTCTCTAGCATACTCGCACTCAACATGCGACCTGCAATCGTATCAAGAGATAATGGAGCGGTAAAACGCACGGTGATTTTGTTCGTTTTAAACTTTTTTGATTGGATAAAATGTGTTGAAATTCCATGCACTAACTCCATGATTTACCTCCTTATATACAGACTTCTATTATATCACGAAAACCTGAAATTTTCTTGTTCTCTGTAACACTTTTGAAATAAAAATCGCTTACATTC
This window of the Streptococcus sp. 116-D4 genome carries:
- the yfmF gene encoding EF-P 5-aminopentanol modification-associated protein YfmF, whose product is MELVHGISTHFIQSKKFKTNKITVRFTAPLSLDTIAGRMLSASMLETANQMYPTSQDLRKHLANLYGTDMSTNCFRRGQSHIVELTFTYVRDEFLSRKNVLTSQVLELVKETLFSPMLVDDGFDPSLFEIEKKQLLASLAADMDDSFYFAHKELDKLFFYDERIQLEYSDLRNRILAETPQSSYSCFKEFLANDRIDFFFLGDFNEIEIQNVLESFDFKGREGDVKVQYCQPYSNILQEGMVRKNVGQSILELGYHCPSEYGDEQHLPMIVMNGLLGGFAHSKLFTNVRENAGLAYTISSQFDVFSGFLRMYAGINRENRNQTRKMMNNQLLDLKKGYFTELELEQTKEMIRRSLLLSQDNQSSLIERAYQNALLGKSSADFKGWIAKLEQVDKDAICRAANNVKLQAIYFMEGIE